ACCCGTCCGCCAAGGTCTATCCCGGCGGGACGCGCGCCCTCTCCGACTTCACACTCGCCACCGACGACGGCGAGCTCGTGGTGCTGGTGGGACGTTCGGGCTGCGGGAAGTCCACGGTGCTCCGCTTGATCGCCGGTCTCGAGGCACGCAACGTCGTGTTTCACTCTGGCGTTGCGCTGGGTGACGCCGTCGTGCGACGGATCCGGCGGTTGCCCGGGGAGCCTTGCGCGGCATGCCGCTCGCTGGGGCGCCGGGCGTGGGCGCCGCCAGCTACGAGCCCCGGGCCATGGAGGGCACCGTCCTCCATCGGGTCGTGCGCGAAAACTTCGAGACGTTTCGCGCCGAAATCGCCGCGCGCACCGATGGAGGTGGTCTGCCACAGTTCGTCGAGCGCGAGTTCAGAGATTTCTTGACATGTGGTGTGCTCAGTCGAGGCTTCGCGCGCGTCCGGTGCGAAGGCTGTGCCTTCGAGCGTCTCGTGCCGTTTTCCTGCAAGCGACGCGGCTTCTGTCCGAGCTGTGGCGGGCGGCGCATGGCGGAACTGGCCGCCCACCTCGTGGACGCCGTGCTCCCCCATGTCCCCGTGCGTCAGTGGGTGCTGACGCTGCCCTACCGTCTGCGCTACCTCCTCGCGTGGAATCACCAGCTCTGCCGCGCGGTGCTCGCCGTCCACGTCCGCGCCGTCCTCGGCTTCTATCGTCGCCGAGCCCGCCGCCGCGGCGTGCCCGACGGGCGGGGCGGTGCCGTGACGGTGATCCAGCGCTTCGGGGGTGGCCTCCAGCTCAATGTTCACTTCCACAGCCTGTTGCTCGACGGCGTCTTCGCCGAGGCCGCCGACGGCACCTTGGAGTTCGACCCCGCCGACCCGCCGAGCGAAGAGGACGTGGCCCGGCTGCTCGCTACCATCCGCCGCCGGGTGCTACGGCTCCTCGCGCGCCGCGGGCTCGCGGTCGAGGACGCGCCCGACGGGGATCCGCTCGCCGAGGAATCGCCCGCGCTGGCCGGCATCAGTAGCGCGGCCGTGCAGGGCCGCGTCGCGCTCGGGCCGCGCGCCGGCGCCCGCGTCATCCAAATCGGCCGCGAGCCCGACGCGCCTTGGGTCACCTCCCGCGGCCCCTGCCAGGCGCATCTCGAGGGCTTCGATCTCCACGCCGCGATCACCGTCGCAGCCGACGACCGCACGGCCCTCGAGCGCCTGGCGCGTTATGTCCTTCGGCCGCCGGTCGCCCAGGATCGCCTCGCGCTCACCCCGGACGGGCAAGTGCTCCTGAGCTTGAAGGCAGACTGGGCCG
The Deltaproteobacteria bacterium genome window above contains:
- a CDS encoding ATP-binding cassette domain-containing protein translates to MGGWSPAHSRRHPSAKVYPGGTRALSDFTLATDDGELVVLVGRSGCGKSTVLRLIAGLEARNVVFHSGVALGDAVVRRIRRLPGEPCAACRSLGRRAWAPPATSPGPWRAPSSIGSCAKTSRRFAPKSPRAPMEVVCHSSSSASSEIS
- a CDS encoding IS91 family transposase — protein: MPLAGAPGVGAASYEPRAMEGTVLHRVVRENFETFRAEIAARTDGGGLPQFVEREFRDFLTCGVLSRGFARVRCEGCAFERLVPFSCKRRGFCPSCGGRRMAELAAHLVDAVLPHVPVRQWVLTLPYRLRYLLAWNHQLCRAVLAVHVRAVLGFYRRRARRRGVPDGRGGAVTVIQRFGGGLQLNVHFHSLLLDGVFAEAADGTLEFDPADPPSEEDVARLLATIRRRVLRLLARRGLAVEDAPDGDPLAEESPALAGISSAAVQGRVALGPRAGARVIQIGREPDAPWVTSRGPCQAHLEGFDLHAAITVAADDRTALERLARYVLRPPVAQDRLALTPDGQVLLSLKADWADGTTHLLFEPIEFLEKLAALTPRPRINLVIYHGILAPHARARAQAVARGPVTSSTQQRPPVAKEPGADAPRQTPEPSRVSTPEAPPQESRPRGPEKPRDWAWADLMRRVFDLDVLACPRCGGRMSVIATIEAGEVMRMILGHLGLPTEPPKPLPARSPPGAHDLFPDSPA